Proteins encoded together in one Rhizobium bangladeshense window:
- a CDS encoding pseudouridine synthase, translating to MTLKDKPKRPGGKPLSRDIRPKAGPKAGGAKPAKVSAARPAAAETDSETKAERISKVMARAGVASRRDIERMIMEGRVTLNGTVLETPVVNVTLADRIEVDGVPIRGIERTRLWLYHKPAGLVTTNADPEGRPTVFDSLPEELPRVMSIGRLDINTEGLLLLTNDGGLARALELPATGWLRRYRVRAHGEIDQEALDKLRDGIAVDGVLYGSIEATLDRTQGSNVWITMGLREGKNREIKNVLGALGLDVNRLIRISYGPFQLGDLPEGHVVEVRGRTLRDQLGPRLIEEAKANFEAPIYNAPPVAAEEEEEVAAPEKRERPRRQEDKRERALSRLDTKRDDRHGGRRDDDRRDGGRRDDDKPKRPQPLGQRRSTNVWMAPGARPLGEKAAAKAAKNAQTARRRGEQPAAKNNAFDRIEDRPRTPINRVREEDGEWIRSSEQPRRKDEDEGFGRKRGFGDRPAREDRGFGDRPSRGDRPFGDKPRGDRKPRADGDERPRAARASTGEGRSERPRSERPFGDRPSRGDRTFAGKPRGDRKPREEGDERPRAARSFAGEGRSERPRGERSFGDKPSSDKPRGKSFAGKPGGPKKFSGKPKSGKPGGDRPGGDRPAGGPSRGGARGKGMARGADRRR from the coding sequence ATGACACTCAAAGACAAGCCAAAACGCCCGGGCGGCAAGCCCCTTTCACGGGATATCAGGCCGAAGGCCGGTCCGAAGGCGGGCGGCGCGAAGCCGGCGAAGGTTTCAGCCGCGCGCCCGGCAGCGGCTGAAACCGACAGCGAGACCAAGGCCGAACGCATTTCAAAGGTGATGGCGCGCGCAGGCGTTGCCTCCCGCCGGGACATCGAGCGCATGATCATGGAAGGCCGTGTGACGCTGAACGGCACGGTTCTCGAAACTCCCGTCGTCAACGTCACGCTGGCCGATCGCATCGAGGTGGACGGCGTGCCGATCCGCGGCATCGAGCGCACCAGGCTCTGGCTCTATCACAAGCCGGCGGGGCTGGTGACTACAAATGCCGATCCGGAAGGCCGTCCGACCGTCTTCGACAGCCTGCCGGAAGAACTGCCGCGCGTCATGTCGATCGGCCGTCTCGATATCAACACCGAAGGTCTGCTGCTGCTCACCAATGACGGCGGTCTCGCCCGCGCCCTCGAACTGCCGGCGACCGGCTGGCTGAGGCGCTATCGCGTCCGCGCTCATGGTGAGATCGATCAGGAGGCGCTCGACAAGCTGAGGGACGGCATCGCCGTCGACGGCGTGCTCTACGGCTCGATCGAGGCGACGCTCGACCGGACTCAAGGCTCGAACGTCTGGATCACCATGGGCCTTCGCGAAGGCAAGAACCGTGAAATCAAGAACGTGCTCGGCGCCCTCGGCCTCGACGTCAACCGTCTGATCCGTATCTCCTATGGGCCGTTCCAGCTCGGCGACTTGCCCGAAGGCCATGTCGTCGAGGTGCGCGGCCGCACATTGCGTGACCAGCTCGGCCCGCGCCTGATCGAGGAAGCCAAGGCGAATTTCGAGGCGCCGATCTACAACGCACCGCCTGTCGCCGCCGAGGAAGAGGAAGAAGTCGCGGCGCCGGAAAAGCGCGAACGGCCGCGTCGCCAGGAGGACAAGCGCGAACGAGCGCTAAGCCGCCTCGACACCAAACGTGACGACCGCCACGGCGGGCGCAGAGACGACGATCGCCGCGACGGCGGCCGCAGGGACGACGACAAGCCGAAGCGTCCGCAGCCGCTCGGTCAGCGCCGCAGCACCAATGTCTGGATGGCGCCGGGCGCCCGGCCGCTCGGCGAAAAGGCGGCTGCCAAGGCCGCCAAGAATGCGCAGACCGCGCGCCGGCGCGGCGAGCAGCCGGCGGCAAAGAACAATGCTTTCGATCGCATCGAGGATCGTCCGCGCACGCCGATCAACCGCGTGCGCGAAGAGGACGGCGAATGGATCCGCTCTAGCGAGCAGCCTCGCCGCAAGGATGAGGACGAAGGCTTTGGCCGCAAGCGCGGCTTCGGTGACCGTCCTGCTCGCGAAGACCGCGGTTTCGGCGATCGTCCTTCGCGCGGCGACCGGCCTTTTGGCGACAAGCCGCGTGGTGATCGCAAGCCGCGTGCCGATGGTGATGAGCGTCCTCGCGCCGCCAGAGCTTCCACCGGCGAGGGCCGGTCTGAGCGTCCGCGCAGCGAACGCCCCTTCGGCGATCGTCCGTCGCGTGGCGATCGAACTTTCGCCGGCAAGCCGCGTGGCGATCGAAAGCCGCGCGAGGAGGGTGACGAGCGCCCGCGGGCAGCCAGAAGCTTTGCCGGCGAGGGCCGCTCCGAGCGTCCGCGCGGAGAGAGGTCCTTCGGAGACAAGCCTTCGAGTGACAAGCCCCGCGGCAAGAGCTTTGCCGGCAAGCCCGGCGGCCCCAAGAAATTTTCCGGCAAGCCGAAGAGTGGCAAGCCGGGCGGTGACAGGCCGGGCGGTGACAGGCCTGCGGGCGGCCCGTCCCGAGGTGGTGCTAGAGGAAAGGGAATGGCGCGCGGTGCGGATCGTCGGCGGTGA
- the rsmD gene encoding 16S rRNA (guanine(966)-N(2))-methyltransferase RsmD: protein MRIVGGEFRGRSLAVPKSNEIRPTADRTRESLFNILSHAYPECVDGTRILDLFAGTGAVGLEAVSRGCRHALFVENSVEGRALLWENIDALGLHGRTRILRRDATDLGSVGNLEPFDVLFADPPYGKGLGEKAMAAAAEGGWLRPGAMAVLEERADIVVSVHPSYVFLESRIFGDTRVHFFRYQPQ, encoded by the coding sequence GTGCGGATCGTCGGCGGTGAGTTTCGCGGACGGTCTCTCGCCGTGCCGAAATCCAACGAGATCCGGCCGACTGCCGACCGGACGCGCGAGAGCCTGTTCAACATCCTGAGCCATGCCTATCCGGAATGCGTCGACGGCACCCGGATCCTCGATCTTTTCGCCGGAACCGGCGCCGTCGGCCTCGAAGCTGTCTCGCGCGGCTGTCGCCACGCGCTCTTCGTCGAAAACAGCGTCGAGGGCCGGGCGCTGCTCTGGGAGAATATCGATGCGCTCGGCCTGCACGGCCGCACCCGCATCCTGCGCCGGGATGCGACCGATCTCGGCAGCGTCGGCAACCTTGAGCCTTTCGATGTGCTCTTTGCCGACCCCCCTTATGGCAAGGGTCTCGGCGAGAAGGCGATGGCGGCGGCAGCCGAAGGCGGCTGGCTGCGGCCGGGCGCCATGGCGGTGCTCGAAGAACGCGCCGACATTGTCGTTTCGGTCCACCCTTCCTATGTTTTCCTCGAAAGCCGCATCTTTGGCGATACGAGGGTGCATTTCTTCCGGTATCAGCCGCAATAA
- a CDS encoding patatin-like phospholipase family protein: MQQAEIISPKLPAISDLPTVAVAFGGGGARGLSHIHIIETLDELGIRPVAIAGSSIGAIMGAGMAAGMSGAEIREHALATVGNKTAVVARIWGLRPTTVRDAVAKGIRIGQFNLERILKAFLPSELPARFDDLLVPMKVITTDYYGQNQVIIEAGELFPALAASSSIPAVFMPVRLHGRVMIDGGISNPVPYECLMDLADIVIGIDVVGAPEGDGTHIPNRMESIFGSGQLMMQTAISLKLKLCQPHIFLRPTVGRTGVMDFLKAREVLAMSVGVKDDLKFALDREIEARLKR; encoded by the coding sequence GTGCAGCAGGCAGAGATCATCAGTCCGAAACTGCCTGCGATCAGCGATTTGCCGACAGTCGCGGTCGCCTTCGGTGGCGGCGGCGCACGCGGCCTTTCTCATATTCATATCATCGAAACCCTCGACGAACTCGGCATCCGCCCGGTGGCGATTGCAGGTTCGTCGATCGGCGCCATCATGGGGGCCGGCATGGCCGCCGGTATGTCCGGCGCTGAAATCCGCGAACATGCGCTGGCCACCGTCGGCAATAAGACGGCCGTTGTGGCCCGCATCTGGGGCCTGAGGCCGACCACCGTGCGCGATGCGGTGGCCAAAGGCATCCGCATTGGCCAGTTCAATCTGGAGCGAATCCTGAAAGCCTTCCTGCCGTCAGAGCTGCCGGCCCGATTTGACGATCTGCTGGTGCCGATGAAGGTCATCACGACGGACTATTATGGGCAGAACCAGGTCATCATCGAAGCGGGCGAGCTCTTTCCTGCACTGGCCGCTTCTTCCTCCATTCCAGCCGTTTTCATGCCGGTGCGCCTGCATGGCCGCGTGATGATCGATGGTGGCATCAGCAATCCGGTCCCCTATGAATGCCTGATGGATCTGGCTGACATCGTCATCGGCATCGATGTCGTCGGCGCGCCGGAAGGCGACGGCACTCATATCCCGAACCGCATGGAGAGCATCTTCGGGTCCGGCCAGCTGATGATGCAGACGGCGATCTCCCTAAAGCTGAAGCTTTGCCAGCCGCACATTTTTCTGCGCCCGACGGTCGGCCGCACCGGTGTCATGGATTTCCTCAAGGCCCGCGAAGTGCTGGCCATGTCCGTCGGCGTCAAGGACGACCTGAAATTCGCCCTCGACCGCGAAATCGAGGCGCGGCTGAAGCGCTAA
- a CDS encoding copper uptake system-associated protein, with product MKTIIAILAGLLLASVASADDDPQQVIPAGLKMMFERPDKPLDINPVVVQAGWAIVGWRQDGRGGRVLMKKTHHGWSAYLCSGDSLKDAGTLEKLGLPADDAAALAGKLENAEAGLDSSALALFSSFEGTVMLNDASTGAAGGHEGHGP from the coding sequence ATGAAGACGATCATCGCTATTCTTGCAGGCCTGCTGCTCGCATCCGTGGCATCTGCAGACGACGATCCGCAACAGGTGATACCGGCAGGGCTGAAGATGATGTTCGAAAGACCGGACAAGCCGCTCGATATCAACCCGGTCGTCGTTCAGGCCGGTTGGGCGATCGTCGGGTGGCGACAGGACGGACGGGGCGGACGCGTCCTCATGAAGAAGACGCATCATGGCTGGAGCGCCTATCTCTGCAGCGGCGACAGTTTGAAGGATGCCGGGACGCTGGAAAAACTTGGGCTCCCGGCCGATGACGCCGCCGCCCTGGCTGGCAAGCTGGAGAATGCCGAGGCCGGCCTCGATTCGTCCGCGCTCGCGCTCTTCTCAAGCTTCGAGGGTACAGTCATGCTGAACGACGCATCGACCGGCGCGGCCGGCGGCCATGAGGGTCACGGGCCGTGA
- a CDS encoding PepSY-associated TM helix domain-containing protein produces the protein MSTISAAAAVEGAASGVSLYRAIWRWHFFAGLLVIPFMLNLAVTGSLYLFKDEINSTFFGYRYTVQPTGKALSAERIAEIAASAVPDAKATSYKDPARADRSAIVTLSGSTGSTLVFVNPYDGKVLDVIKSTDEFNYVVKRIHSLAYFGSIANRLTEIAGGFAMVLVVTGIYLWWPRRQTGGVVTVRGTPGRRVFWRDLHAVTGAFAGMLIFFLAITGMPWSGYWGANANAWLTEHGLGYPVQLWDAVPKSRKVAEDILPKSGWVIEKAPVPLSDIAAAQSARPIGLDKAVEIARRLGMTRGFDVAIPSEETGVYTASVYPDDLAGERTVHIDQYSGKALIDVAFDQYPFLGRAIEWGINVHQGQEWGLFNQLLMLATCLAIILSSVTAVVMWWKRRPAGGLGVPPMPPKRSVYYGLWVIAGLFGVAFPMSGLAILVMIAFDQIVVRFVPLLKRALA, from the coding sequence ATGTCAACTATTTCCGCTGCCGCAGCGGTAGAGGGCGCCGCAAGCGGCGTTTCGCTCTACCGCGCCATCTGGCGCTGGCATTTCTTCGCCGGGCTTCTGGTCATACCTTTCATGCTCAATCTCGCCGTTACCGGATCGCTCTATCTTTTCAAGGATGAGATCAACAGCACCTTCTTCGGCTATCGTTACACCGTCCAGCCGACCGGCAAGGCGCTGTCCGCCGAGCGGATCGCAGAAATCGCCGCATCGGCCGTGCCTGACGCAAAGGCGACATCCTATAAGGATCCGGCTCGGGCCGATCGGTCGGCCATCGTCACGCTGTCCGGCAGTACGGGCTCGACGCTGGTTTTCGTCAATCCTTATGACGGCAAGGTGCTCGATGTCATCAAATCGACCGACGAGTTCAACTATGTGGTCAAGCGCATCCACAGCCTCGCCTATTTCGGCAGCATTGCGAACCGGCTGACGGAAATTGCCGGCGGCTTCGCCATGGTGCTCGTCGTCACCGGCATTTACCTCTGGTGGCCGCGACGCCAGACTGGGGGCGTCGTAACGGTGCGGGGAACACCCGGCCGGCGCGTTTTCTGGCGCGATCTTCATGCGGTGACCGGCGCTTTCGCAGGCATGCTGATCTTCTTCCTTGCGATCACCGGGATGCCGTGGTCGGGCTATTGGGGCGCCAACGCCAATGCCTGGCTGACCGAGCACGGCCTCGGCTACCCGGTCCAGCTCTGGGACGCGGTGCCGAAGTCGCGCAAAGTTGCCGAGGACATTCTTCCGAAGAGCGGCTGGGTCATCGAGAAGGCGCCGGTTCCGCTTTCCGATATCGCCGCGGCGCAGTCAGCAAGACCGATCGGGCTCGACAAAGCCGTCGAGATCGCCAGACGGCTCGGCATGACGCGGGGCTTCGATGTGGCGATCCCTTCGGAGGAGACCGGCGTCTATACAGCCTCTGTTTATCCGGACGATCTTGCCGGCGAACGTACCGTCCATATCGACCAGTATTCCGGCAAAGCCTTGATCGATGTTGCCTTCGATCAATATCCGTTCCTTGGCAGGGCGATCGAGTGGGGCATCAATGTCCACCAGGGACAGGAATGGGGACTTTTCAACCAACTGCTGATGCTCGCCACCTGCCTCGCCATCATTCTAAGCTCGGTGACGGCCGTCGTCATGTGGTGGAAACGGCGGCCGGCCGGCGGCCTCGGCGTGCCACCCATGCCGCCGAAGCGCTCGGTCTATTACGGTCTGTGGGTGATTGCGGGGCTTTTTGGCGTCGCTTTCCCGATGAGCGGGCTCGCCATTCTCGTCATGATCGCCTTCGACCAGATCGTCGTGCGGTTCGTGCCGCTGCTGAAACGCGCTCTTGCCTGA
- a CDS encoding monovalent cation:proton antiporter-2 (CPA2) family protein: protein MSAPNDLFSETILLLGGAVVAAPIFKKLGLGTVLGYLAAGIVIGPVFHGITDGEQILAVAELGVVFLLFIIGLELKPSRLWQMRRDIFGLGTAQVMATGLVLTLLAWFSEVLDWRGSIVAGFGLALSSTAFAMQILEGDGDVNTRYGQRSFSMLLFQDLAIVPLLALITVLDGSGEGSNAPLSDFAIAIGAVAAMIVMGRYLLTPLFQVIARTGAREAMIAAALFVVMGSASLMQLAGLSMAMGAFLSGVMLAESSYRHELEADIEPFRGVLLAIFFIAVGLSLELGVLLDNALFVIVAVPIVMAVKAIIIYGLCRISGSAHNDAIRIAFLLPQGGEFGFVLFTTAGAAGLMSTSTASLLVAIVTLSMALTPIGAALSKRLLNGDEQEELDEDFEGAGADVLMIGFSRFGQIAAQILLAGGRSVTVIDFSADRIRQASSFGFRIYFGDGTRKDVLRSAGIDRAKIVLVCTQKKEITDKVVELVQADYPHTRLYVRSYDRLHSIELRNKGVDYELRETLESGLLFGRRTLEALGVSEIDAFDIGEDIRKRDEARLALQVSEGLQAGRDMLFAHPVRPEPLVKPKRAADPFGDDPLAGTAEATADA from the coding sequence ATGTCAGCGCCCAACGACCTTTTTTCCGAAACGATCCTGCTGCTCGGCGGCGCGGTGGTCGCCGCTCCGATCTTCAAGAAGCTCGGGCTTGGCACGGTGCTCGGCTACCTCGCCGCCGGCATCGTCATCGGCCCGGTCTTCCACGGCATTACCGACGGCGAACAGATCCTTGCCGTCGCCGAGCTGGGCGTCGTCTTCCTGCTCTTCATCATCGGCCTGGAGCTGAAGCCAAGCCGCCTCTGGCAGATGCGGCGCGACATCTTCGGCCTCGGCACGGCGCAAGTGATGGCGACAGGGCTGGTGCTGACCCTGCTCGCCTGGTTTTCTGAAGTCCTCGATTGGCGCGGCAGCATCGTCGCCGGCTTCGGCCTGGCGTTGTCTTCGACGGCCTTCGCCATGCAGATCCTCGAAGGCGACGGTGACGTCAATACGAGATACGGGCAGCGTTCCTTCTCAATGCTCCTGTTCCAGGACCTGGCGATCGTGCCGCTGCTCGCGCTGATCACCGTTCTCGACGGCAGCGGCGAGGGCAGTAACGCGCCGCTTTCCGATTTCGCCATCGCCATCGGCGCGGTGGCGGCGATGATCGTCATGGGACGCTATCTGCTGACGCCGCTCTTCCAGGTCATTGCCCGTACCGGCGCGCGCGAGGCGATGATCGCGGCAGCTCTTTTCGTCGTCATGGGATCGGCAAGCCTCATGCAGCTTGCCGGGCTTTCGATGGCGATGGGCGCTTTCCTGTCCGGCGTGATGCTCGCCGAATCCTCCTACCGGCACGAACTGGAGGCCGATATCGAGCCTTTCCGCGGCGTGCTGCTCGCCATCTTCTTCATAGCCGTCGGCCTGTCGCTGGAGCTCGGCGTTCTTCTCGACAATGCGCTCTTCGTCATCGTCGCAGTGCCGATCGTCATGGCCGTCAAGGCGATCATCATCTATGGGCTCTGCCGGATATCGGGCTCTGCGCACAATGACGCGATCCGGATCGCCTTTCTGCTGCCGCAGGGCGGCGAATTCGGTTTCGTGCTGTTCACCACCGCAGGTGCGGCCGGGCTGATGTCGACGAGCACTGCATCGCTGCTGGTGGCGATCGTCACGCTGTCCATGGCGCTGACGCCGATCGGCGCGGCGCTGTCGAAGCGGCTGCTCAACGGCGATGAACAGGAGGAACTGGACGAGGATTTCGAAGGCGCCGGCGCCGACGTGCTGATGATCGGCTTCTCGCGTTTCGGCCAGATCGCCGCCCAGATCCTGCTTGCCGGCGGGCGCAGCGTCACCGTCATCGATTTCTCCGCCGACCGCATCCGCCAAGCCTCCTCCTTCGGCTTCCGCATCTATTTCGGCGACGGCACCCGAAAGGATGTGCTGCGCTCGGCGGGGATCGACCGGGCGAAAATCGTGCTCGTCTGCACCCAGAAGAAGGAGATCACCGACAAGGTGGTGGAACTGGTACAGGCGGATTATCCGCATACCCGCCTTTATGTGCGCTCCTACGACCGCCTCCATTCGATCGAACTGCGCAACAAGGGCGTTGATTATGAGCTACGCGAAACGCTGGAATCCGGGCTGCTGTTCGGACGGCGAACGCTGGAAGCGCTCGGCGTCTCCGAAATCGACGCCTTTGACATCGGCGAGGATATCCGCAAGCGCGACGAGGCGCGGCTGGCGCTGCAGGTTTCCGAAGGGCTGCAAGCCGGTCGCGATATGCTGTTTGCCCACCCTGTCCGTCCCGAACCGCTGGTCAAGCCTAAGCGGGCCGCCGATCCCTTCGGGGACGATCCGCTGGCCGGCACCGCGGAGGCGACGGCGGACGCCTGA
- a CDS encoding TldD/PmbA family protein: MSSEIDSSTLLSRATQLIDLARKAGADAADAVVVRSRSQSVSVRLGKVEGTESSESDDFSLRVFIGKRVASVSANPGFDLQALAERAVAMAKVSPEDPFACLADEAGLAKSYPDLQLFDATEVSSEMLREAALAAETAALAVNGVTNSSGAGASAGMGGLVLATSHGFEGSYMASRFGNSVSVIAGEGTGMERDYDFDSRLYYAELDNPSEIGRRAGERVVKRINPRQVPTGKNVTVVFDPRVARGFVGHIAGAINGAAVARKTSFLRDRMGQQVLKSGLSITDDPLVVRGPSSRPFDGEGVSGERLVMIEDGVLKHWFLSTSTARELGLQTNGRGVRGGSAVTPASTNLALEPGDISPEELVRSVGNGFYVTELIGHGVNMITGEYSRGATGFWIENGELAFPVSEVTIASNLKDMFMRLTPANDIDRKFGVAAPTFAIEGMTLAGQ; encoded by the coding sequence ATGTCCTCAGAAATCGATTCCTCGACACTTCTTTCCCGCGCAACTCAATTGATCGATCTGGCAAGGAAGGCAGGGGCCGACGCCGCCGACGCCGTCGTCGTGCGCTCTCGCTCGCAATCGGTCAGCGTTCGGCTCGGCAAGGTCGAGGGAACGGAATCCTCCGAAAGCGACGATTTTTCGTTGCGCGTCTTTATCGGCAAGCGCGTCGCCAGCGTTTCGGCCAATCCGGGCTTCGACCTGCAGGCGCTTGCCGAACGTGCCGTCGCCATGGCCAAGGTTTCTCCGGAAGACCCTTTCGCGTGCCTTGCGGACGAGGCGGGCCTTGCGAAGTCCTACCCTGACCTGCAACTGTTCGATGCCACGGAAGTCTCCTCGGAAATGCTGCGCGAGGCGGCTCTTGCCGCCGAGACGGCTGCACTTGCCGTCAATGGCGTCACCAATTCCTCCGGCGCCGGCGCGTCGGCCGGCATGGGCGGCCTCGTTCTTGCCACTTCGCATGGTTTCGAAGGCAGCTACATGGCCTCCCGTTTCGGCAACTCCGTCAGCGTCATCGCAGGTGAAGGCACCGGCATGGAGCGTGACTATGACTTCGACAGCCGGCTCTATTACGCCGAGCTCGACAACCCCTCCGAAATCGGCCGCCGTGCCGGCGAACGGGTGGTCAAGCGCATCAATCCGCGCCAGGTGCCCACGGGCAAGAACGTCACCGTCGTCTTCGATCCGCGTGTCGCCCGCGGCTTCGTCGGCCATATCGCCGGTGCGATCAACGGTGCCGCCGTCGCCCGAAAGACCAGCTTCCTGCGTGACAGAATGGGTCAGCAGGTGCTGAAGTCGGGCTTGTCGATCACCGACGACCCGCTGGTCGTGCGCGGGCCTTCCTCGCGTCCCTTCGACGGGGAGGGCGTATCAGGCGAACGGCTCGTCATGATCGAAGACGGTGTCCTGAAGCACTGGTTCCTCTCGACTTCGACCGCCCGCGAACTCGGCCTCCAGACCAATGGCCGCGGCGTGCGCGGCGGTAGCGCCGTCACGCCGGCTTCCACCAACCTTGCCCTTGAACCAGGCGACATCTCGCCGGAGGAACTGGTCCGCAGCGTCGGCAACGGTTTTTACGTCACCGAACTGATCGGCCACGGGGTCAACATGATCACCGGCGAATACAGCCGCGGCGCCACCGGCTTCTGGATCGAGAACGGCGAACTCGCTTTCCCGGTGTCCGAGGTGACGATCGCCTCGAACCTCAAGGATATGTTCATGCGCCTGACGCCGGCAAATGACATCGACCGCAAGTTCGGCGTCGCGGCTCCGACCTTCGCGATCGAAGGCATGACGCTCGCCGGCCAGTGA
- a CDS encoding 3'(2'),5'-bisphosphate nucleotidase CysQ — protein sequence MSDREKLRWQSDLALIADAAKEAGAVAYGFFNQSPEVWWKNGDRSPVSAADFAANKTLETILRKARPDYGWLSEETEDDAGRLSRETLFIVDPIDGTRAFLGGQKVWCVSVAVVHRGRPVAGVLYAPALEEFYEAVDGGVALKNGMPFTVSAAGPDELSRLAIGEDLLKTFPPAFRNRVRREKYVPSLAYRIAMVADGRLEGTFVKGNSHDWDLAAADLVLACAGGGLVDLEGKPIVYNRADVTHKVLCAAPAPRIDEFLTAFGGRRDG from the coding sequence ATGAGCGATAGGGAAAAGCTCCGCTGGCAGAGCGATCTCGCCTTGATCGCCGATGCTGCGAAGGAGGCCGGTGCGGTCGCCTACGGCTTCTTCAACCAGTCTCCCGAAGTCTGGTGGAAGAACGGCGACCGGTCTCCGGTCAGCGCCGCCGATTTCGCCGCCAACAAGACGCTTGAAACGATCTTGCGCAAGGCGCGGCCTGATTATGGCTGGCTGTCCGAGGAAACCGAGGACGATGCCGGCCGCCTCTCGCGCGAGACGCTGTTCATCGTCGATCCGATCGACGGCACCCGCGCCTTCCTTGGCGGGCAGAAGGTCTGGTGCGTCAGCGTCGCGGTCGTGCATCGCGGCCGTCCCGTCGCCGGCGTGCTTTATGCGCCGGCGCTCGAAGAGTTCTACGAGGCCGTCGATGGCGGCGTGGCGCTGAAGAACGGCATGCCCTTCACCGTTTCCGCCGCCGGGCCGGACGAATTGAGCCGGCTCGCCATCGGTGAGGACCTGTTGAAGACATTTCCGCCGGCGTTCCGTAACCGCGTCAGACGCGAGAAATATGTTCCCTCGCTTGCCTATCGTATCGCCATGGTGGCGGACGGCCGTCTCGAAGGCACCTTCGTCAAGGGCAATTCGCACGACTGGGACCTTGCCGCCGCCGATCTCGTTCTGGCCTGCGCCGGCGGCGGCCTCGTCGACCTCGAAGGCAAGCCGATCGTCTACAACAGGGCCGACGTCACCCACAAGGTCCTCTGTGCCGCACCGGCGCCCCGCATCGATGAGTTCCTCACGGCCTTTGGCGGGCGACGAGACGGTTGA
- a CDS encoding DUF4170 domain-containing protein, protein MTDSSDKKQLLHLVFGGELESLDDVQFRDLNGLDIVGIFPDYATALTAWKAKAQQTVDNAHMRYFIVHMHRLLDPQEKARGN, encoded by the coding sequence ATGACTGACTCCAGCGACAAGAAGCAGCTTTTGCACCTGGTTTTCGGCGGCGAACTGGAAAGCCTCGATGACGTCCAGTTCCGTGATCTGAACGGCCTCGATATCGTCGGCATTTTTCCCGATTATGCAACGGCGCTCACGGCCTGGAAGGCGAAGGCGCAGCAGACGGTCGACAATGCGCATATGCGCTATTTCATCGTCCATATGCACCGTCTGCTCGATCCGCAGGAAAAGGCCAGGGGCAACTGA
- the waaA gene encoding lipid IV(A) 3-deoxy-D-manno-octulosonic acid transferase produces the protein MSSRMARLGLSTYRLAGTIASPVVGLYLTYRTAKGKEDRARRLERFGYPSANRPQGPLVWFHAASVGETNAVIPLIREIRRRDIHVVLTTGTITSARLAAERLGQEAIHQYVPLDLKPSVSRFLDYWQPDCAIIAESEIWPATVLELGHRRIPQILVNARMSDRSFARWRRRPSIAEALFENLALVIAQSDVDAERFRDLGAVPVITSGNLKVDTDAPPYDSAVLARYKKQIGDRKTWAAISTFDGEENAAGIVHRALKERDRQLTIIVPRHPERSDEIEAALVKQGLKVARRTRDDVLSADVDIFLGDTIGEMGLYLRLTEIAFVGRSLFAEGGQNPLEPAMLGCAILSGGAVQNFREAYQKLARSGSARMVRDTEMLAKGVHYLLTNEEARRKMIEAGIASVHEMRGALSATVKGLEPYINPLTVKARLLPKAAAQV, from the coding sequence ATGAGCTCTCGGATGGCGCGGCTCGGTCTGAGCACATACCGTCTGGCGGGAACCATCGCCTCTCCGGTCGTCGGTCTCTATCTCACCTACCGCACCGCCAAGGGCAAGGAAGACCGTGCGCGCCGCCTGGAACGCTTCGGCTATCCGAGCGCCAACCGGCCGCAGGGCCCGCTCGTCTGGTTTCATGCCGCAAGTGTGGGCGAAACCAATGCCGTCATCCCGCTGATCCGCGAAATCCGCCGCCGAGATATCCATGTCGTACTGACAACCGGCACTATCACCTCCGCCAGGCTCGCCGCCGAGCGCCTCGGCCAGGAGGCGATCCATCAATATGTGCCGCTCGACCTGAAACCATCCGTCAGCCGCTTCCTCGATTATTGGCAGCCCGATTGCGCCATCATCGCCGAATCCGAGATCTGGCCGGCGACGGTGCTGGAGCTTGGCCATCGCCGCATCCCGCAGATCCTTGTCAATGCCCGAATGTCCGATCGCTCCTTTGCCCGTTGGCGCCGCCGACCGTCGATTGCGGAAGCGTTGTTCGAGAACCTCGCCCTCGTCATCGCTCAATCCGATGTCGATGCCGAACGTTTCCGCGATCTTGGTGCTGTCCCCGTCATCACCTCTGGCAATCTGAAGGTCGATACGGACGCACCGCCCTATGACAGCGCCGTCCTCGCCCGCTACAAAAAGCAGATCGGCGATCGCAAAACTTGGGCGGCGATCTCCACCTTTGATGGCGAGGAGAATGCCGCAGGCATCGTCCATCGCGCCCTGAAGGAGCGCGATCGTCAATTGACGATCATCGTACCGCGCCATCCCGAGCGCAGCGACGAGATCGAGGCGGCACTGGTCAAGCAGGGGCTGAAAGTCGCCCGCCGCACCCGCGATGACGTCCTCTCCGCGGATGTCGATATTTTCCTTGGCGACACGATCGGCGAAATGGGGCTTTATCTCCGTCTGACCGAAATCGCTTTCGTCGGCCGCTCGCTCTTCGCCGAGGGCGGTCAGAACCCGCTGGAGCCCGCCATGCTTGGCTGCGCCATTCTCTCCGGCGGCGCTGTGCAGAATTTTCGCGAGGCCTATCAGAAGCTCGCCCGCAGTGGCAGCGCCCGCATGGTGCGGGATACCGAAATGCTGGCCAAGGGCGTGCATTACCTGCTGACCAATGAGGAAGCCCGCCGCAAGATGATCGAGGCCGGTATCGCCTCCGTGCACGAGATGCGCGGTGCACTATCGGCAACGGTGAAGGGGCTCGAACCCTATATCAATCCGCTGACGGTCAAGGCACGTCTGTTGCCCAAGGCCGCGGCCCAGGTCTGA